From Camelus dromedarius isolate mCamDro1 chromosome 23, mCamDro1.pat, whole genome shotgun sequence, a single genomic window includes:
- the ARHGEF2 gene encoding rho guanine nucleotide exchange factor 2 isoform X5 encodes MPVTRASQPRKPSSAQQQKAALLKNNTALQSVSLRSKTTTRERPSSAIYPSDSFRQSLLGSRRGRSSLSLAKSVSTTNIAGHFNDESPLGLRRILSQSTDSLNMRNRTLSVESLIDEGAEVIYNELMSDFEMDEKDFAADSWSLAVDSSFLQQHKKEVMKQQDVIYELIQTELHHVRTLKIMTRLFRTGMLEELQLEPGVVQGLFPCVDELTDIHTRFLSQLLERRRQALCPGSPRNFVIHRLGDLLISQFSGPSAEQMRKTYSEFCSRHTKALKLYKELYARDKRFQQFIRKVTRSAVLKRHGVQECILLVTQRITKYPVLINRILQHSHGIEEERQDLMMALGLVKELLSNVDQDVHELEKGARLQEIYNRMDPRAQTPVPGKGPFGREELLRRKLIHDGCLLWKTATGRFKDVLMLLMTDVLVFLQEKDQKYIFPALDKPSLVSLQNLIVRDIANQEKGMFLISAAPPEMYEVHTASRDDRSTWIRVIQQSVRVCPSREDFPLIETENEAYLRRMKMELQQKDRALVELLQEKVGLFAEMTHFQVEEDCGSGMPLPTLPRGLFRSESLESPRGERLLQDAIREVEGLKDLLVGPGAELLLTPREPALPVEPDSGGNTSPGVTANGEARTFNGSIELCRADSDSSQKDRNGNQLRSPQEEALQRLVNLYGLLHGLQAAVAQQDTLMEARFPEGPERREKLTRANSRDGEAGRAGAVAPEKQATELALLQRQHALLQEELRRCRRLGEERATEAGSLEARLRESEQARALLEREAEEARRQLAALGHTEPLPAEAPWARRPLDPRRRSLPAGDALYLSFTPPQPSRGHDRLDLPVTIRSIHRPFEDRDRQELGSPEERLQDSSDPDTGSEEEGSSRLSPPHSPRDFTRMQDIPEETESRDGEPVAPES; translated from the exons ATGCCTGTAACAAGAGCATCACAGCCAAGGAAGCCCTCATCTGCCCAA CAACAGAAAGCCGCCCTGCTGAAGAACAACACTGCCTTGCAGTCTGTTTCACTTCGCAGTAAGA CCACCACCCGGGAGCGGCCTAGCTCTGCCATCTACCCCTCCGACAGCTTCCGGCAGTCTCTGCTTGGCTCCCGCCGCGGCCGCTCCTCCTTGTCTTTAGCCAAGAGTGTTTCTACCACCAACATTGCTGG ACACTTCAATGATGAGTCTCCACTGGGGCTGCGCCGGATCCTCTCCCAGTCCACAGACTCCCTCAACATGCGGAACCGGACCCTGTCAGTGGAGTCCCTCATCGATGAAG GTGCAGAGGTGATCTACAATGAGCTGATGAGTGACTTTGAGATGGATGAGAAGGACTTTGCAGCTGATTCCTGGAGCCTTGCTGTGGATAGCAGCTTCTTGCAGCAGCATAAAAAGGAGGTGATGAAGCAGCAGGATGTCATCTACG AGCTAATCCAGACAGAGCTGCACCATGTGCGGACGCTGAAGATCATGACCCGCCTCTTCCGCACGGGGATGCTGGAAGAGCTGCAGCTGGAGCCAGGGGTGGTCCAGGGCCTGTTCCCCTGCGTGGACGAGCTCACTGACATCCACACACGCTTCCTCAGCCAGCTGTTAGAACGCCGGCGCCAGGCCCTGTGTCCCGGCAGCCCCCGGAACTTCGTCATCCATCGCTTGGGTGACCTGCTCATCAGccag TTCTCAGGTCCCAGCGCAGAGCAGATGCGTAAGACCTACTCAGAGTTCTGTAGTCGCCACACCAAGGCCTTAAAGCTCTATAAGGAGCTGTACGCCCGAGACAAACGCTTCCAGCAGTTCATCCGG AAAGTGACCCGCTCAGCTGTGCTGAAGCGGCATGGGGTACAGGAGTGCATCCTGCTGGTGACTCAGCGCATCACCAAGTACCCGGTGCTCATCAACCGGATCCTGCAGCATTCCCATG GGATTGAGGAGGAACGCCAGGACCTGATGATGGCACTGGGGCTGGTGAAGGAGTTGCTGTCCAACGTGGATCAGGATGTGCATGAGCTGGAAAAAGGGGCCCGCCTGCAGGAGATCTACAACCGCATGGACCCTCGGGCCCAGACCCCGGTGCCTGGCAAGGGTCCCTTTGGCCGAGAGGAGCTTCTACGGCGCAAGCTCATCCACGATGGGTGTCTGCTCTGGAAGACAGCAACTGGGCGCTTCAAAG ATGTGCTGATGCTGCTGATGACAGATGTGCTGGTGTTTCTCCAGGAGAAGGACCAGAAGTACATCTTTCCTGCCCTG GACAAGCCCTCGTTGGTATCACTGCAGAATCTAATCGTGCGGGACATTGCCAACCAGGAGAAAGGGATGTTTCTGATCAGCGCGGCACCCCCTGAGATGTATGAGGTCCACACGGCATCCCGGGATGACCGGAGCACCTGGATCCGCGTCATTCAGCAGAGCGTgcgcgt ATGCCCATCCAGGGAGGACTTCCCCCTGATTGAGACAGAGAATGAGGCTTACCTGCGGCGTATGAAGA TGGAGCTGCAGCAGAAAGACCGGGCACTGGTGGAGCTGCTGCAGGAGAAGGTTGGGCTGTTTGCCGAGATGACCCATTTCCAAGTGGAAGAGGATTGCGGCAGCGGGAtgcccctgcccaccctgcccaggGGCCTTTTCCGCTCTGAGTCCCTCGAGTCCCCTCGTGGCGAGCGGCTGCTACAGGATGCCATCCGTGAGG tgGAGGGCCTGAAAGACCTACTGGTGGGGCCTGGAGCGGAGCTGCTCTTGACACCCCGGGAGCCAGCCCTGCCCGTGGAACCAGACAGCGGTGGTAACACGAGTCCTGGGGTCACTGCCA ATGGTGAGGCCAGAACCTTCAATGGCTCAATTGAGCTCTGCAGAGCCGACTCGGACTCCAGCCAGAAG GATCGAAATGGAAATCAGCTGAGATCTCCCCAGGAG GAAGCGTTGCAGCGACTGGTCAATCTCTACGGACTTCTACATGGCCTACAG GCGGCTGTGGCCCAGCAGGACACTTTGATGGAAGCCCGGTTCCCGGAGGGCCCTGAGCGGCGGGAGAAGCTGACCCGAGCCAACTCCCGGGATGGGGAGGCTGGCAGAGCCGGAGCTGTGGCTCCTGAAAAGCAAGCTACGGAACTGGCGTTGCTGCAGCGGCAACACGCGCTGTTGCAGGAGGAGCTGCGGCGCTGCCGGCGGCTTGGCGAAGAGCGGGCAACTGAGGCCGGCAGCCTGGAAGCCCGGCTCCGGGAGAGCGAGCAGGCCCGAGCTCTGCTGGAGCGGGAGGCTGAAGAGGCTCGCAGGCAGCTGGCCGCCTTGGGCCACACAGAACCACTCCCGGCTGAGGCACCCTGGGCCCGCAGGCCTCTAGATCCTCGACGTCGCAGCCTCCCTGCAGGCGATGCCCTGTACTTGAGTTTCACGCCCCCACAG CCCAGCCGAGGCCACGACCGCCTGGATTTGCCTGTGACTATTCGCTCCATCCATCGACCCTTTGAGGATCGAGACAGGCAGGAGCTGGGAAGCCCGGAGGAGCGGCTGCAAGATAGCAGTGACCCCGACACCGGCAGTGAGGAGGAAGGTAGCAGCCGTCTGTCTCCGCCCCATAGTCCACGAG ACTTCACCAGAATGCAGGACATCCCGGAAGAGACTGAGAGCCGCGACGGGGAGCCTGTAGCTCCAGAGAGCTAA
- the ARHGEF2 gene encoding rho guanine nucleotide exchange factor 2 isoform X2, whose product MKEAKDARYTNGHLFTTISVSGMTMCYACNKSITAKEALICPTCNVTIHNRCKDTLANCTKVKQKQQKAALLKNNTALQSVSLRSKTTTRERPSSAIYPSDSFRQSLLGSRRGRSSLSLAKSVSTTNIAGHFNDESPLGLRRILSQSTDSLNMRNRTLSVESLIDEGAEVIYNELMSDFEMDEKDFAADSWSLAVDSSFLQQHKKEVMKQQDVIYELIQTELHHVRTLKIMTRLFRTGMLEELQLEPGVVQGLFPCVDELTDIHTRFLSQLLERRRQALCPGSPRNFVIHRLGDLLISQFSGPSAEQMRKTYSEFCSRHTKALKLYKELYARDKRFQQFIRKVTRSAVLKRHGVQECILLVTQRITKYPVLINRILQHSHGIEEERQDLMMALGLVKELLSNVDQDVHELEKGARLQEIYNRMDPRAQTPVPGKGPFGREELLRRKLIHDGCLLWKTATGRFKDVLMLLMTDVLVFLQEKDQKYIFPALDKPSLVSLQNLIVRDIANQEKGMFLISAAPPEMYEVHTASRDDRSTWIRVIQQSVRVCPSREDFPLIETENEAYLRRMKMELQQKDRALVELLQEKVGLFAEMTHFQVEEDCGSGMPLPTLPRGLFRSESLESPRGERLLQDAIREVEGLKDLLVGPGAELLLTPREPALPVEPDSGGNTSPGVTANGEARTFNGSIELCRADSDSSQKDRNGNQLRSPQEEALQRLVNLYGLLHGLQAAVAQQDTLMEARFPEGPERREKLTRANSRDGEAGRAGAVAPEKQATELALLQRQHALLQEELRRCRRLGEERATEAGSLEARLRESEQARALLEREAEEARRQLAALGHTEPLPAEAPWARRPLDPRRRSLPAGDALYLSFTPPQPSRGHDRLDLPVTIRSIHRPFEDRDRQELGSPEERLQDSSDPDTGSEEEGSSRLSPPHSPRDFTRMQDIPEETESRDGEPVAPES is encoded by the exons ATGAAGGAAGCCAAGGATGCCCGCTATACCAACGGGCACCTCTTCACCACCATCTCCGTTTCGGGCATGACCATGTGCTATGCCTGTAACAAGAGCATCACAGCCAAGGAAGCCCTCATCTGCCCAA CCTGCAATGTGACTATCCACAACCGCTGTAAAGACACCCTCGCCAACTGTACCAAGGTCAAGCAGAAG CAACAGAAAGCCGCCCTGCTGAAGAACAACACTGCCTTGCAGTCTGTTTCACTTCGCAGTAAGA CCACCACCCGGGAGCGGCCTAGCTCTGCCATCTACCCCTCCGACAGCTTCCGGCAGTCTCTGCTTGGCTCCCGCCGCGGCCGCTCCTCCTTGTCTTTAGCCAAGAGTGTTTCTACCACCAACATTGCTGG ACACTTCAATGATGAGTCTCCACTGGGGCTGCGCCGGATCCTCTCCCAGTCCACAGACTCCCTCAACATGCGGAACCGGACCCTGTCAGTGGAGTCCCTCATCGATGAAG GTGCAGAGGTGATCTACAATGAGCTGATGAGTGACTTTGAGATGGATGAGAAGGACTTTGCAGCTGATTCCTGGAGCCTTGCTGTGGATAGCAGCTTCTTGCAGCAGCATAAAAAGGAGGTGATGAAGCAGCAGGATGTCATCTACG AGCTAATCCAGACAGAGCTGCACCATGTGCGGACGCTGAAGATCATGACCCGCCTCTTCCGCACGGGGATGCTGGAAGAGCTGCAGCTGGAGCCAGGGGTGGTCCAGGGCCTGTTCCCCTGCGTGGACGAGCTCACTGACATCCACACACGCTTCCTCAGCCAGCTGTTAGAACGCCGGCGCCAGGCCCTGTGTCCCGGCAGCCCCCGGAACTTCGTCATCCATCGCTTGGGTGACCTGCTCATCAGccag TTCTCAGGTCCCAGCGCAGAGCAGATGCGTAAGACCTACTCAGAGTTCTGTAGTCGCCACACCAAGGCCTTAAAGCTCTATAAGGAGCTGTACGCCCGAGACAAACGCTTCCAGCAGTTCATCCGG AAAGTGACCCGCTCAGCTGTGCTGAAGCGGCATGGGGTACAGGAGTGCATCCTGCTGGTGACTCAGCGCATCACCAAGTACCCGGTGCTCATCAACCGGATCCTGCAGCATTCCCATG GGATTGAGGAGGAACGCCAGGACCTGATGATGGCACTGGGGCTGGTGAAGGAGTTGCTGTCCAACGTGGATCAGGATGTGCATGAGCTGGAAAAAGGGGCCCGCCTGCAGGAGATCTACAACCGCATGGACCCTCGGGCCCAGACCCCGGTGCCTGGCAAGGGTCCCTTTGGCCGAGAGGAGCTTCTACGGCGCAAGCTCATCCACGATGGGTGTCTGCTCTGGAAGACAGCAACTGGGCGCTTCAAAG ATGTGCTGATGCTGCTGATGACAGATGTGCTGGTGTTTCTCCAGGAGAAGGACCAGAAGTACATCTTTCCTGCCCTG GACAAGCCCTCGTTGGTATCACTGCAGAATCTAATCGTGCGGGACATTGCCAACCAGGAGAAAGGGATGTTTCTGATCAGCGCGGCACCCCCTGAGATGTATGAGGTCCACACGGCATCCCGGGATGACCGGAGCACCTGGATCCGCGTCATTCAGCAGAGCGTgcgcgt ATGCCCATCCAGGGAGGACTTCCCCCTGATTGAGACAGAGAATGAGGCTTACCTGCGGCGTATGAAGA TGGAGCTGCAGCAGAAAGACCGGGCACTGGTGGAGCTGCTGCAGGAGAAGGTTGGGCTGTTTGCCGAGATGACCCATTTCCAAGTGGAAGAGGATTGCGGCAGCGGGAtgcccctgcccaccctgcccaggGGCCTTTTCCGCTCTGAGTCCCTCGAGTCCCCTCGTGGCGAGCGGCTGCTACAGGATGCCATCCGTGAGG tgGAGGGCCTGAAAGACCTACTGGTGGGGCCTGGAGCGGAGCTGCTCTTGACACCCCGGGAGCCAGCCCTGCCCGTGGAACCAGACAGCGGTGGTAACACGAGTCCTGGGGTCACTGCCA ATGGTGAGGCCAGAACCTTCAATGGCTCAATTGAGCTCTGCAGAGCCGACTCGGACTCCAGCCAGAAG GATCGAAATGGAAATCAGCTGAGATCTCCCCAGGAG GAAGCGTTGCAGCGACTGGTCAATCTCTACGGACTTCTACATGGCCTACAG GCGGCTGTGGCCCAGCAGGACACTTTGATGGAAGCCCGGTTCCCGGAGGGCCCTGAGCGGCGGGAGAAGCTGACCCGAGCCAACTCCCGGGATGGGGAGGCTGGCAGAGCCGGAGCTGTGGCTCCTGAAAAGCAAGCTACGGAACTGGCGTTGCTGCAGCGGCAACACGCGCTGTTGCAGGAGGAGCTGCGGCGCTGCCGGCGGCTTGGCGAAGAGCGGGCAACTGAGGCCGGCAGCCTGGAAGCCCGGCTCCGGGAGAGCGAGCAGGCCCGAGCTCTGCTGGAGCGGGAGGCTGAAGAGGCTCGCAGGCAGCTGGCCGCCTTGGGCCACACAGAACCACTCCCGGCTGAGGCACCCTGGGCCCGCAGGCCTCTAGATCCTCGACGTCGCAGCCTCCCTGCAGGCGATGCCCTGTACTTGAGTTTCACGCCCCCACAG CCCAGCCGAGGCCACGACCGCCTGGATTTGCCTGTGACTATTCGCTCCATCCATCGACCCTTTGAGGATCGAGACAGGCAGGAGCTGGGAAGCCCGGAGGAGCGGCTGCAAGATAGCAGTGACCCCGACACCGGCAGTGAGGAGGAAGGTAGCAGCCGTCTGTCTCCGCCCCATAGTCCACGAG ACTTCACCAGAATGCAGGACATCCCGGAAGAGACTGAGAGCCGCGACGGGGAGCCTGTAGCTCCAGAGAGCTAA
- the ARHGEF2 gene encoding rho guanine nucleotide exchange factor 2 isoform X3 gives MPERGRSTGDPVLWLPQSSASLLPPLSQTREKEKMKEAKDARYTNGHLFTTISVSGMTMCYACNKSITAKEALICPTCNVTIHNRCKDTLANCTKVKQKQQKAALLKNNTALQSVSLRSKTTTRERPSSAIYPSDSFRQSLLGSRRGRSSLSLAKSVSTTNIAGHFNDESPLGLRRILSQSTDSLNMRNRTLSVESLIDEGAEVIYNELMSDFEMDEKDFAADSWSLAVDSSFLQQHKKEVMKQQDVIYELIQTELHHVRTLKIMTRLFRTGMLEELQLEPGVVQGLFPCVDELTDIHTRFLSQLLERRRQALCPGSPRNFVIHRLGDLLISQFSGPSAEQMRKTYSEFCSRHTKALKLYKELYARDKRFQQFIRKVTRSAVLKRHGVQECILLVTQRITKYPVLINRILQHSHGIEEERQDLMMALGLVKELLSNVDQDVHELEKGARLQEIYNRMDPRAQTPVPGKGPFGREELLRRKLIHDGCLLWKTATGRFKDVLMLLMTDVLVFLQEKDQKYIFPALDKPSLVSLQNLIVRDIANQEKGMFLISAAPPEMYEVHTASRDDRSTWIRVIQQSVRVCPSREDFPLIETENEAYLRRMKMELQQKDRALVELLQEKVGLFAEMTHFQVEEDCGSGMPLPTLPRGLFRSESLESPRGERLLQDAIREVEGLKDLLVGPGAELLLTPREPALPVEPDSGGNTSPGVTANGEARTFNGSIELCRADSDSSQKDRNGNQLRSPQEEALQRLVNLYGLLHGLQAAVAQQDTLMEARFPEGPERREKLTRANSRDGEAGRAGAVAPEKQATELALLQRQHALLQEELRRCRRLGEERATEAGSLEARLRESEQARALLEREAEEARRQLAALGHTEPLPAEAPWARRPLDPRRRSLPAGDALYLSFTPPQPSRGHDRLDLPVTIRSIHRPFEDRDRQELGSPEERLQDSSDPDTGSEEEGSSRLSPPHSPRDFTRMQDIPEETESRDGEPVAPES, from the exons ATGCCAGAGAGAGGAAGGTCGACTGGAGACCCTGTTCTCTGGCTaccccagtcctctgcctcccTTTTGCCCCCTCTCTCGCAG ACCCGGGAAAAGGAGAAGATGAAGGAAGCCAAGGATGCCCGCTATACCAACGGGCACCTCTTCACCACCATCTCCGTTTCGGGCATGACCATGTGCTATGCCTGTAACAAGAGCATCACAGCCAAGGAAGCCCTCATCTGCCCAA CCTGCAATGTGACTATCCACAACCGCTGTAAAGACACCCTCGCCAACTGTACCAAGGTCAAGCAGAAG CAACAGAAAGCCGCCCTGCTGAAGAACAACACTGCCTTGCAGTCTGTTTCACTTCGCAGTAAGA CCACCACCCGGGAGCGGCCTAGCTCTGCCATCTACCCCTCCGACAGCTTCCGGCAGTCTCTGCTTGGCTCCCGCCGCGGCCGCTCCTCCTTGTCTTTAGCCAAGAGTGTTTCTACCACCAACATTGCTGG ACACTTCAATGATGAGTCTCCACTGGGGCTGCGCCGGATCCTCTCCCAGTCCACAGACTCCCTCAACATGCGGAACCGGACCCTGTCAGTGGAGTCCCTCATCGATGAAG GTGCAGAGGTGATCTACAATGAGCTGATGAGTGACTTTGAGATGGATGAGAAGGACTTTGCAGCTGATTCCTGGAGCCTTGCTGTGGATAGCAGCTTCTTGCAGCAGCATAAAAAGGAGGTGATGAAGCAGCAGGATGTCATCTACG AGCTAATCCAGACAGAGCTGCACCATGTGCGGACGCTGAAGATCATGACCCGCCTCTTCCGCACGGGGATGCTGGAAGAGCTGCAGCTGGAGCCAGGGGTGGTCCAGGGCCTGTTCCCCTGCGTGGACGAGCTCACTGACATCCACACACGCTTCCTCAGCCAGCTGTTAGAACGCCGGCGCCAGGCCCTGTGTCCCGGCAGCCCCCGGAACTTCGTCATCCATCGCTTGGGTGACCTGCTCATCAGccag TTCTCAGGTCCCAGCGCAGAGCAGATGCGTAAGACCTACTCAGAGTTCTGTAGTCGCCACACCAAGGCCTTAAAGCTCTATAAGGAGCTGTACGCCCGAGACAAACGCTTCCAGCAGTTCATCCGG AAAGTGACCCGCTCAGCTGTGCTGAAGCGGCATGGGGTACAGGAGTGCATCCTGCTGGTGACTCAGCGCATCACCAAGTACCCGGTGCTCATCAACCGGATCCTGCAGCATTCCCATG GGATTGAGGAGGAACGCCAGGACCTGATGATGGCACTGGGGCTGGTGAAGGAGTTGCTGTCCAACGTGGATCAGGATGTGCATGAGCTGGAAAAAGGGGCCCGCCTGCAGGAGATCTACAACCGCATGGACCCTCGGGCCCAGACCCCGGTGCCTGGCAAGGGTCCCTTTGGCCGAGAGGAGCTTCTACGGCGCAAGCTCATCCACGATGGGTGTCTGCTCTGGAAGACAGCAACTGGGCGCTTCAAAG ATGTGCTGATGCTGCTGATGACAGATGTGCTGGTGTTTCTCCAGGAGAAGGACCAGAAGTACATCTTTCCTGCCCTG GACAAGCCCTCGTTGGTATCACTGCAGAATCTAATCGTGCGGGACATTGCCAACCAGGAGAAAGGGATGTTTCTGATCAGCGCGGCACCCCCTGAGATGTATGAGGTCCACACGGCATCCCGGGATGACCGGAGCACCTGGATCCGCGTCATTCAGCAGAGCGTgcgcgt ATGCCCATCCAGGGAGGACTTCCCCCTGATTGAGACAGAGAATGAGGCTTACCTGCGGCGTATGAAGA TGGAGCTGCAGCAGAAAGACCGGGCACTGGTGGAGCTGCTGCAGGAGAAGGTTGGGCTGTTTGCCGAGATGACCCATTTCCAAGTGGAAGAGGATTGCGGCAGCGGGAtgcccctgcccaccctgcccaggGGCCTTTTCCGCTCTGAGTCCCTCGAGTCCCCTCGTGGCGAGCGGCTGCTACAGGATGCCATCCGTGAGG tgGAGGGCCTGAAAGACCTACTGGTGGGGCCTGGAGCGGAGCTGCTCTTGACACCCCGGGAGCCAGCCCTGCCCGTGGAACCAGACAGCGGTGGTAACACGAGTCCTGGGGTCACTGCCA ATGGTGAGGCCAGAACCTTCAATGGCTCAATTGAGCTCTGCAGAGCCGACTCGGACTCCAGCCAGAAG GATCGAAATGGAAATCAGCTGAGATCTCCCCAGGAG GAAGCGTTGCAGCGACTGGTCAATCTCTACGGACTTCTACATGGCCTACAG GCGGCTGTGGCCCAGCAGGACACTTTGATGGAAGCCCGGTTCCCGGAGGGCCCTGAGCGGCGGGAGAAGCTGACCCGAGCCAACTCCCGGGATGGGGAGGCTGGCAGAGCCGGAGCTGTGGCTCCTGAAAAGCAAGCTACGGAACTGGCGTTGCTGCAGCGGCAACACGCGCTGTTGCAGGAGGAGCTGCGGCGCTGCCGGCGGCTTGGCGAAGAGCGGGCAACTGAGGCCGGCAGCCTGGAAGCCCGGCTCCGGGAGAGCGAGCAGGCCCGAGCTCTGCTGGAGCGGGAGGCTGAAGAGGCTCGCAGGCAGCTGGCCGCCTTGGGCCACACAGAACCACTCCCGGCTGAGGCACCCTGGGCCCGCAGGCCTCTAGATCCTCGACGTCGCAGCCTCCCTGCAGGCGATGCCCTGTACTTGAGTTTCACGCCCCCACAG CCCAGCCGAGGCCACGACCGCCTGGATTTGCCTGTGACTATTCGCTCCATCCATCGACCCTTTGAGGATCGAGACAGGCAGGAGCTGGGAAGCCCGGAGGAGCGGCTGCAAGATAGCAGTGACCCCGACACCGGCAGTGAGGAGGAAGGTAGCAGCCGTCTGTCTCCGCCCCATAGTCCACGAG ACTTCACCAGAATGCAGGACATCCCGGAAGAGACTGAGAGCCGCGACGGGGAGCCTGTAGCTCCAGAGAGCTAA